From Gemmatimonadota bacterium:
GTCCTCGAGACGCACAACCGCCAGCGTCGCCCCGGGACACCGCCGTTGCAACTGGCGATCGAGATCACCGGCGATCGCCCCGGCGGCGCGCTCCCCGGGAACGCCTTCCTCGGCCAGGCCGCCTACGACGCCACGCGCCTCATCGGCCGCTCCCCCGACAGCGCCGTGGCGTCCACCGACGCCAACATCCCGTTGCACCTGGGAATCCCCGCCATCGCCCTCGGCGCCGGCGGGCGTGGCGGAGAGGTGCACACCCCCCGCGAGTGGTTCGAGAATCGCGACGGAACGCTCGGCCTGGTGCGGGCGATGACGATCCTGGCCGCGGCGGCCGGGCTCCCCTGACGCCGAGGGGCCACCGCCCCTGACTCGCCGCGCGCGCCACGGGGTGCGTGACTCGAGCGCGCGCGGGCACCGCGCACGAATACCTCAGCCGCTGCTTGATGCCGTCGGGGGCACGTTCGTGTCCGGCGGTGACACCGCTGGCGAGCCGGGCGTCGCGGCACTCGCCATCGCCTGGTGCGTCGCCTGTGCCCCGTCCTTCGCCTGCATCCGCTCCTGCGCGCGGGCACGCTGCTTCGCCATGCGCGCCGCCGTTGCGCGGCACACCGCAATGTGCTCGGCGACGATCGGTGCGTCACGTCGGATGTTCGCGATCCCGCCGGTGGCGTCGTAGTTGTGCCCTACGAAGTACAGTCCCGGCTGGTCCGCACTCGTCACGCGGTCGCGGCGGCGCGCGAAGCCCTTCGCGTCGCACGCGATCAGGTCGTCCAGCATCCGCAGCGCCGGCGCAAAACCGGTGGCCAGGACGATCGCATCGAACGGCGCCGACGTCCCGTCGGAAAAGACGGCGCCGTCGGCCGTCAGGTGGTCGATCGAACCGAGCTGCACGCGGGCCCGCCCCGCCTTGATCGCATCGACGAGGTTGAAGCCGATGATCGGGATCGCATCGAGTGCGGAGTGCGGCGGCCGCGGAAAGACGGGAGGACCACGGCGCACCTCCGTGAGGCGCTGCACGCGCTTCACGACCCACTCCTGCGCCGCACGCGGCAGTTTGCGCATCGCGTGCGAGAGGTACTGAATGGGGATCCCCGCAATCGCCAGCGGGACCACGTTGGCCCCGGTGCGCACGAGCATCGTCACCTGCGCCCCCGCCTGCGCCAACTCGCTCCCGATCTCGCCGCCGGAGTTCCCCACCCCGACCACCAGAACGCGTCGCCCGACGAAGCGATCCGCCCGCCGGTAGTCCACGGAATGCAGCAGCTCGCCGCGAAAGGCATCCCGCCCCGCGAGCTCCGGCACACGCGGGTTGGCCATGATCCCGGAGCAGACGACGGCCGAGCTCCCCTCGATGCGCGCGCCGTTGCCTAACGAGGCCGCCCACCCGTGCGCCGAGCGGCGCAGCGCCGTCACGTCACACCCGGTCTCGATCCGGAGCCCGTGGGTCGACGCGTAGTCCTGGAGGTAGCGGACGAACTGGTCGCGCGTCGGAAAGAGCGGTGTCCCGCGTGGATAGTCGAGCCCCGGCAGCGTCGACATGTGCCGGCCGGTGTGCAGGACCAGCGAATCGTACGTCCGCCGCCACGAGGCGCCGAGCGCGTCACCCCGCTCCAGCAGCCGGTGGGCGATCCCGCGACGCGACAGGCACGCCGCCGTCGCCAGCCCCGCGGGGCCCGCGCCGATCACCAGTACCGGATAGTCCGGGTTCGGCCTGTCCATCGGCGTGGGGAGGGGCGGCATGAGAGAGGGGGAGCGCGCCCGACGTCAGGCGCGCTCCCCCAATCTACACACGAACAGACAGCGCACTACCATGATCACGACACAGCTGCACACACCCACCGGCGCAGCGCGCCAGCGACCGGAAGCACCGGCGCGGCTAGGCGTCGGCGCGAACCTCGGAATGATCGCCGATCGTCACCTCGCCGGTGATCCCGGCGAGCACGACCTCGCTGCCGATGAGCGAATTGCTGAGCGTGCAGCGCGCAATCCGCGTCTTGTCGCCGATGACCGTGTCCTTGAGGTGCGCGTGCTCGATGACGCTCCCCTTCCCGATCGACACGTTGGGGCCCACGACGGAGCCGGTGATCGTCACGCCGTCCTCGATGTAGACCGGGTGCACGATCTGCGACGGGTCGATGCCCGCCGGGACGCGGGCGCGCCCCTTGTCCAGCATCGCCCGGTTAGTGTCGAGCAGCGTGTCGATCTTCCCGGCGTCGTACCACCCCTCGACGTCGATCACCTTGATCTTCGCCCCGTGCTCGATCATGTACTGGAAGGCATCGGTCAGGTAGTACTCGCCCTGGTTGGTCGGCTGCGAGAGCACGTGCGCGATCCCCTCGTAGAGCAGCTGCCAGTTGCGGATGTAGTACAACCCGATGTTGGCACGCTTGGAGATCGGCGTCTTGGGCTTCTCGACGATCTTGGTCATGTGGCCGTCGGCGTCAGTGACCACCACGCCAAAGCGCTGGTAGTCCTCGACCTCCTTGGTCCAGATGATCCCGTCGGCGTCGGTCGTCTTGATCACCGAGAGGTCGGCGTCGAAGATCGTGTCGACGAAGATGATCAGGACCGGCGCGTCGACGAACGGCTTGGCCAGCGCGACCGCCCCAGCCGTCCCGTCTTGCACCTGCTGCTCGATGAAGACGCCGGGGATGCCGAAGGCGGTGCGCGCGTGCGCCTCGACCTTCTCCTTCAGGTGCCCCGTGATGTAGATGACCTGGTCGACATTCCCCAGCTTGGCGACGTCGTCCATCACGTAGTCCATCACCGGCTTCCCCGCCACCTTCAACATCGGCTTCGGCGTCAGGTGCGTGTGCGGACGCAGGCGCGTCCCCTTGCCGGCCAGCGGAATGATCACCTTCATGAGTGCCTCATGGTGCGTTCGTCCCCTCGCGTCCGTAGCGGTCCTTGATGCGCACGACGTCGTCGAGCTCGGGCGTCGAGGCCTCGAGCACATCGCAGTCGGTCACGGCTTCCATGTAATGCACCGTTCCGGGGGTGATGCGAAACGCATCGCCCTGCCGCAGGTGCATGTCGCGCAGCTCCTGCTCACCCGGGAGCTTGACCCAGTACTTCATCTCCCCCGACAGCAGGTAGACCGTCTCGTCCTTCACCTCGTGGTACTGCACCGAGAGGGCCTGGCCGGCGTCGATGTGCAGGATCTTCCCGACGTACCGGTCGGTGTGCGCCCAGATGACCTCGTAGCCCCACGGCTTGGAGACGCGCCGGACCTCCGCCCGCCCGCTCACCGTCCCCCCTCGG
This genomic window contains:
- a CDS encoding NAD(P)/FAD-dependent oxidoreductase, giving the protein MDRPNPDYPVLVIGAGPAGLATAACLSRRGIAHRLLERGDALGASWRRTYDSLVLHTGRHMSTLPGLDYPRGTPLFPTRDQFVRYLQDYASTHGLRIETGCDVTALRRSAHGWAASLGNGARIEGSSAVVCSGIMANPRVPELAGRDAFRGELLHSVDYRRADRFVGRRVLVVGVGNSGGEIGSELAQAGAQVTMLVRTGANVVPLAIAGIPIQYLSHAMRKLPRAAQEWVVKRVQRLTEVRRGPPVFPRPPHSALDAIPIIGFNLVDAIKAGRARVQLGSIDHLTADGAVFSDGTSAPFDAIVLATGFAPALRMLDDLIACDAKGFARRRDRVTSADQPGLYFVGHNYDATGGIANIRRDAPIVAEHIAVCRATAARMAKQRARAQERMQAKDGAQATHQAMASAATPGSPAVSPPDTNVPPTASSSG
- a CDS encoding cupin domain-containing protein translates to MSGRAEVRRVSKPWGYEVIWAHTDRYVGKILHIDAGQALSVQYHEVKDETVYLLSGEMKYWVKLPGEQELRDMHLRQGDAFRITPGTVHYMEAVTDCDVLEASTPELDDVVRIKDRYGREGTNAP
- a CDS encoding NTP transferase domain-containing protein, yielding MKVIIPLAGKGTRLRPHTHLTPKPMLKVAGKPVMDYVMDDVAKLGNVDQVIYITGHLKEKVEAHARTAFGIPGVFIEQQVQDGTAGAVALAKPFVDAPVLIIFVDTIFDADLSVIKTTDADGIIWTKEVEDYQRFGVVVTDADGHMTKIVEKPKTPISKRANIGLYYIRNWQLLYEGIAHVLSQPTNQGEYYLTDAFQYMIEHGAKIKVIDVEGWYDAGKIDTLLDTNRAMLDKGRARVPAGIDPSQIVHPVYIEDGVTITGSVVGPNVSIGKGSVIEHAHLKDTVIGDKTRIARCTLSNSLIGSEVVLAGITGEVTIGDHSEVRADA